In Streptomyces canus, one DNA window encodes the following:
- a CDS encoding dipeptide ABC transporter ATP-binding protein: protein MSLVHVTDLTVDFGELRAVDGLSFRLEHGAALALVGESGSGKSTVASALLGLHRGTGARVGGSVEVAGVDVQQASDDDLRRLRGAKAAMVFQDPLSSLDPYYAIGDQIAEVYRVHTRVSRRAARARAVEVLDRVGIPDAVRRSRARPHEFSGGMRQRALIAMALACEPDLLIADEPTTALDVTVQAQILDLLHTLRQETGMGLLLVTHDVGVAAESVDDVLVMRHGRAAEQGPVGAVLGAPAEAYTRELLAAVPRVDAPRTASRASGEVVLEAKSLRRAFGRGKKAFAAVDDVSLTIHRGETLGVVGESGSGKTTLGRMLVGLLEPTAGEVRHDGHARAGVNPAVQMVFQDPVSSLNPRRSVGESIADPLRARGERDERRIRGRVTELLERVGLEGAHYDRYPHEFSGGQRQRVGIARALAADPRVIVCDEPVSALDVTTQAQVVALLGELQRELGLALVFVAHDLAVVRQVSDRVAVMRSGRIVETGPADEVYDTPQDPYTKQLLAAVPALDPRIAARRRAERREVAVT from the coding sequence ATGAGCCTCGTCCATGTCACGGACCTGACCGTCGACTTCGGCGAGCTGCGTGCCGTCGACGGCCTCTCCTTCCGTCTGGAGCACGGCGCCGCCCTCGCCCTGGTCGGCGAGTCCGGCTCCGGCAAGTCCACCGTCGCCTCGGCCCTGCTCGGGCTGCACCGCGGCACGGGCGCCCGCGTGGGCGGCTCGGTCGAGGTCGCCGGAGTGGACGTACAGCAGGCGTCGGACGACGACCTGCGGCGGCTGCGCGGCGCGAAGGCCGCGATGGTCTTCCAGGACCCGCTGTCGTCCCTGGACCCGTACTACGCGATCGGCGACCAGATCGCCGAGGTGTACCGCGTGCACACGCGTGTGTCGCGACGAGCGGCACGCGCGCGTGCGGTGGAGGTGCTGGACCGGGTCGGCATTCCGGACGCCGTACGGCGATCCCGGGCCCGTCCGCACGAGTTCAGCGGCGGCATGCGTCAGCGCGCCCTCATCGCCATGGCGCTGGCCTGCGAGCCCGACCTGCTGATCGCCGACGAGCCGACGACCGCGCTCGACGTGACCGTCCAGGCCCAGATCCTCGACCTGTTGCACACTCTGCGCCAGGAGACCGGCATGGGCCTGCTGCTCGTCACGCACGACGTGGGCGTCGCCGCCGAGAGCGTCGATGACGTGCTCGTCATGCGGCACGGTCGCGCGGCCGAGCAGGGGCCGGTCGGTGCGGTGCTCGGGGCGCCCGCGGAGGCGTACACGCGTGAACTGCTCGCCGCGGTACCGCGCGTGGACGCGCCTCGGACAGCCTCCCGGGCATCCGGCGAGGTGGTCCTCGAAGCGAAGAGCCTGAGGCGCGCGTTCGGACGCGGCAAGAAGGCCTTCGCGGCCGTCGACGACGTCTCGCTGACCATCCACCGCGGCGAGACCCTCGGTGTCGTCGGCGAGAGCGGCAGCGGCAAGACGACGCTGGGGCGGATGCTGGTCGGGCTGCTGGAGCCGACGGCGGGCGAGGTCCGTCACGACGGCCACGCGCGCGCGGGCGTGAACCCGGCCGTGCAGATGGTCTTCCAGGACCCCGTCTCCTCCTTGAACCCACGCCGCAGCGTGGGCGAGTCGATCGCCGATCCGCTCCGCGCGCGTGGTGAACGGGACGAGAGGCGGATACGGGGGCGCGTGACGGAACTCCTGGAGCGCGTGGGGCTCGAAGGGGCGCACTACGACCGCTATCCGCACGAGTTCAGCGGCGGCCAGCGCCAGCGCGTGGGTATCGCGCGGGCGCTCGCGGCCGACCCGCGCGTCATCGTCTGCGACGAGCCGGTCTCCGCGCTCGACGTGACCACCCAGGCCCAGGTGGTCGCTCTGCTCGGCGAGTTGCAGCGGGAGCTCGGACTCGCGCTGGTCTTCGTCGCGCACGACCTCGCCGTCGTACGCCAGGTCAGCGACCGGGTCGCCGTGATGCGGAGCGGCCGGATCGTCGAGACCGGGCCCGCCGACGAGGTGTACGACACCCCCCAGGACCCGTACACCAAGCAGCTCCTGGCCGCCGTACCGGCGCTCGATCCGCGGATCGCGGCCCGGCGCAGGGCGGAGCGCCGGGAAGTGGCCGTGACCTGA
- a CDS encoding ABC transporter permease — MSGFTGFALRRTVSAVLTLLALSVIIYVVFYATPGNVAQITCGPRCSPEQVHQVAQQLRLDDPLYLRYWHFLQGIVVGHDYSTGTSVEHCPAPCLGLSYQSDQQVTQIILNKLPISLSLVVGAMVLWLLLGVGTGVLSAWRRGRFTERALTGLTLAGVATPVFVIGLVLMIVVCGQLEILPFPEYVSFSDDPEQWMWGLLLPWVTLALGEAAYFARLTRASMLETLAEDHIRTFRAYGVGERSIVGRHALRGALAPIIALNANDFGSAVGGAVLVESLFGLPGIGQELVHAVTVVDLPVVVGMVLVIGFFVVLANAVADVLYAVADRRVVLA; from the coding sequence ATGAGCGGCTTCACCGGATTCGCCCTGCGCCGGACCGTGAGCGCCGTACTCACCCTGCTCGCCCTCTCGGTGATCATCTACGTGGTCTTCTACGCCACTCCCGGCAACGTCGCCCAGATCACCTGCGGCCCGCGCTGCTCGCCGGAACAGGTGCACCAGGTCGCCCAGCAGCTCCGGCTCGACGACCCGCTGTACCTGCGCTACTGGCACTTCCTCCAGGGCATCGTCGTCGGCCACGACTACTCCACAGGCACCTCGGTCGAGCACTGCCCGGCGCCCTGCCTCGGGCTGTCGTACCAGAGCGACCAGCAAGTCACTCAGATCATCCTGAACAAGCTGCCCATCAGCCTGTCGCTGGTGGTCGGCGCGATGGTGCTCTGGCTGCTGCTGGGCGTCGGCACCGGCGTGCTCTCCGCCTGGCGCCGCGGCCGCTTCACCGAGCGCGCGCTGACCGGCCTCACCCTCGCGGGAGTCGCCACACCCGTGTTCGTCATCGGCCTCGTCCTGATGATCGTGGTCTGCGGGCAGCTGGAGATACTGCCCTTCCCGGAGTACGTCTCCTTCTCCGACGACCCCGAGCAGTGGATGTGGGGCCTGCTGCTGCCCTGGGTCACGCTCGCCCTCGGAGAGGCGGCCTACTTCGCGCGGCTGACCCGTGCGTCGATGCTCGAGACGCTCGCCGAGGACCACATCCGCACCTTCCGGGCCTACGGCGTCGGCGAGCGGTCGATCGTCGGCCGGCACGCCCTGCGCGGGGCCCTGGCACCGATCATCGCCCTGAACGCCAACGACTTCGGCAGCGCGGTGGGCGGGGCCGTCCTCGTCGAGTCACTGTTCGGCCTGCCCGGCATCGGCCAGGAACTGGTCCACGCCGTCACCGTCGTCGACCTTCCGGTCGTCGTCGGGATGGTCCTGGTCATCGGCTTCTTCGTGGTGCTCGCCAACGCCGTCGCGGACGTCCTGTACGCGGTGGCCGACCGACGGGTGGTGCTCGCATGA
- a CDS encoding ABC transporter permease encodes MSEALVATEVPEASVPGASGARQFWRRLRAQRAAMVAAFVVALLVLVALAAPLLTALEGQDPTTYHPSLVDSARGGVPIGSFGGISADHWLGVEPQTGRDLFARLVYGARVSLGVALTATAVQVFLGVVVGVAAALGNRWVDQLLSRITDIIVAMPLMIMALALLAIVPSSFPRPVLVALIIGFVAWGTIGKIARAQTLTLKELDYVAAARLSGWGTLRIARRELLPGLAAPVITYAALMVPANISIEASLSFLGVGVKPPTPSWGQMLSSADVWYQAAPQYLLLPAATLFLTVLALTVLGDGVRTALDPRAASRLRIGTGRKQESKAGKEGSA; translated from the coding sequence ATGAGCGAGGCACTTGTCGCCACCGAGGTTCCCGAGGCGTCCGTCCCGGGGGCCTCGGGGGCCCGTCAGTTCTGGCGGCGGCTGCGGGCGCAGCGTGCCGCCATGGTCGCGGCGTTCGTCGTCGCACTGCTCGTCCTGGTGGCGCTCGCGGCGCCCCTGCTCACCGCGCTGGAGGGCCAGGACCCCACCACCTACCACCCCTCCCTGGTGGACTCCGCGCGCGGCGGTGTGCCCATCGGGTCCTTCGGAGGCATCAGCGCGGACCACTGGCTCGGCGTCGAACCGCAGACCGGACGCGACCTGTTCGCCCGCCTGGTGTACGGCGCCCGCGTCTCCCTGGGCGTCGCGCTGACCGCGACGGCCGTACAGGTCTTCCTCGGTGTCGTCGTGGGTGTCGCGGCCGCGCTCGGCAACCGATGGGTTGATCAACTGTTGAGCCGGATCACCGACATCATCGTGGCCATGCCATTGATGATCATGGCGTTGGCGCTGCTGGCCATCGTGCCGAGCAGCTTCCCGCGGCCGGTCCTGGTCGCGCTCATCATCGGCTTCGTCGCCTGGGGCACGATCGGCAAGATCGCGCGCGCCCAGACACTCACCCTCAAGGAACTCGACTACGTGGCCGCCGCCCGGCTGAGCGGCTGGGGCACTCTGCGGATCGCCCGCCGGGAACTGCTGCCCGGTCTCGCCGCGCCCGTCATCACCTACGCGGCACTGATGGTGCCGGCGAACATCAGCATCGAGGCCTCCTTGTCCTTCCTCGGCGTCGGCGTGAAGCCGCCCACCCCGTCCTGGGGACAGATGCTCTCCTCGGCCGACGTCTGGTACCAGGCGGCCCCGCAGTACCTCCTGCTGCCCGCGGCCACGCTGTTCCTCACCGTCCTCGCGCTCACCGTCCTCGGTGACGGCGTCCGCACCGCCCTCGACCCGCGCGCGGCCTCCCGCCTGCGCATCGGCACGGGCCGCAAGCAGGAGTCCAAGGCCGGAAAGGAGGGCTCCGCATGA